In Armatimonadota bacterium, a single genomic region encodes these proteins:
- a CDS encoding prepilin-type N-terminal cleavage/methylation domain-containing protein, which produces MLAKKRRYGFSLVEALLAIVIVAMGLVAVAATLGWVTRNGAAIRYRTVAATLADSEVEALEAKPALPSQKATYIKTVGRPATELPDDARMTVTSVPHPKMTEKRLRHVTVVIEWGANEATLGGKVVRERLICLR; this is translated from the coding sequence ATGTTAGCTAAAAAGCGCCGATACGGCTTCTCGCTCGTAGAGGCGCTTTTGGCCATCGTTATTGTGGCCATGGGGCTGGTCGCGGTCGCCGCAACTCTGGGTTGGGTTACTCGAAACGGAGCGGCGATCCGATATCGCACCGTTGCAGCCACGCTCGCGGATAGCGAAGTCGAGGCGCTGGAAGCGAAACCGGCGCTGCCTTCGCAGAAAGCAACCTACATCAAGACCGTTGGCCGACCGGCCACAGAACTGCCGGACGACGCAAGAATGACAGTAACCTCGGTGCCGCATCCAAAGATGACCGAGAAGCGACTGAGGCACGTTACCGTCGTGATCGAATGGGGCGCCAACGAAGCGACGTTAGGAGGCAAAGTGGTCAGGGAGCGTCTAATTTGCCTGAGGTGA
- a CDS encoding prepilin-type N-terminal cleavage/methylation domain-containing protein, with the protein MRRTRGLSLMETLIAMTVTMVIAGVVLGIFTQGAKGFTDTQSRTLVNRAVETAEIEIGKMAKQAMNAEVVNGRLHLTMPKDTDAYGHPVPVKNDEEPEYREGETFAFYLSNESGDTKAVGNVLWMGLVDKAGKITPDAQWSLQGSTGRIWPITMFVPTVEIGTAGICVKAEIESNWKVKDEQWIARRSLAQNLKNANSWR; encoded by the coding sequence ATGAGGAGAACAAGGGGCCTAAGTTTGATGGAGACGCTGATCGCGATGACCGTTACGATGGTCATCGCGGGCGTCGTTCTGGGCATCTTTACCCAAGGCGCAAAGGGATTCACCGATACGCAATCTCGGACGCTTGTCAACCGTGCGGTCGAGACCGCCGAGATCGAGATCGGCAAGATGGCGAAACAGGCTATGAATGCGGAGGTTGTAAACGGACGGTTGCACCTGACTATGCCGAAGGATACCGACGCCTATGGGCATCCTGTGCCGGTCAAAAATGACGAAGAGCCCGAGTACAGAGAGGGCGAGACCTTTGCCTTCTACCTTTCGAACGAGTCGGGAGACACAAAGGCTGTTGGAAACGTGCTCTGGATGGGACTGGTCGACAAGGCGGGCAAAATTACGCCCGACGCACAATGGAGCCTGCAGGGATCGACCGGAAGAATTTGGCCGATTACAATGTTCGTGCCGACTGTCGAGATCGGTACCGCCGGCATCTGCGTCAAGGCCGAAATCGAATCGAACTGGAAGGTAAAAGACGAACAGTGGATCGCGAGGCGATCGCTGGCCCAAAACCTGAAGAACGCCAACAGTTGGAGGTGA
- a CDS encoding peptidylprolyl isomerase, whose protein sequence is MTIEKKGDIYISLGTKEAPKTTENFIKLVNQKFYDGILFHRVVAGFVAQAGDPQTKTKGATGEGIGNGGPGWTIKFENTPLKHEKYALGMARTQDPDSAGSQFYICLEPAHRLDGNYVVFGKVVSGMALVDKLAVGDKIVSARLIQDGRK, encoded by the coding sequence ATGACGATCGAGAAGAAGGGCGACATCTACATCTCTCTCGGGACCAAAGAAGCGCCCAAGACGACCGAAAACTTTATCAAACTGGTGAATCAGAAGTTTTACGACGGGATTCTCTTTCACCGCGTGGTAGCCGGATTTGTAGCACAAGCCGGAGACCCCCAGACCAAGACGAAAGGCGCGACGGGCGAGGGCATCGGCAACGGCGGACCGGGGTGGACGATCAAGTTTGAGAACACGCCTTTGAAGCACGAGAAGTATGCTTTGGGCATGGCGCGCACGCAAGACCCGGACAGCGCAGGCAGCCAGTTCTACATCTGCCTGGAGCCCGCGCACCGATTGGACGGCAATTACGTGGTGTTCGGCAAGGTGGTCTCGGGCATGGCCCTGGTGGATAAACTGGCCGTGGGAGATAAGATCGTCTCCGCCCGATTGATTCAAGACGGAAGAAAGTAG
- the selB gene encoding selenocysteine-specific translation elongation factor: MIKHAIVGSAGHVDHGKSTLVRALTGIDPDRLKEEKERGMTIDLGFADLASTEVSIGIIDVPGHERFLKNMLAGATGVDAALLVIDAEEGAMPQTREHMAILQLLGVETAVIALTKIDKVDREWLELALDQARELIAGGPWEKAEIVPVSAIAGAGLEDVRAAIFRAAAAAAPKPIDAPFRMTIDRVFPRPGFGTIVTGTALSGVVRLNQRLLILPRGEEARIRGIQSHGKNLEQGVAGQRLAINLAGADKAVIERGCLLAQEGAARATARFNAKVRLLDKPVAHGESPDKLALTHQMRVRVHAGAAEALGRVYLLDEGNLGTGEEGYVQIRLESPLALAQGDRFIVRRYSPLTTLGGGIALDLQPGKYRRRDPETLKRLRGETQLNRLAAILSAMPSGAARKEIQKSHPELTGEEIASALAEGTAIELSDGRLISGAMVERLAGQAFQSIAQYHSKHPLKSGMPIETLRSALKADRATLEAALKGMAGEGKIELLSVGRERRVRLSGFEIAPNAKQQALLTRVMAALDSGGAQPPPLGEVGQQVGAPPQAIQEMVSLGLELGQIAMIDEGLYYTASRLKEIMDRTAEFIRTHGSITAAQLRDELGASRKYAVPLLEHFDSIGFTLRQGDARTLPG, translated from the coding sequence ATGATAAAGCATGCGATCGTGGGCAGCGCCGGTCATGTGGATCACGGCAAATCGACCCTTGTAAGGGCGCTGACCGGCATCGACCCCGACCGATTGAAGGAAGAAAAGGAGCGCGGCATGACCATCGACCTGGGATTTGCCGATCTGGCTTCGACCGAGGTAAGCATTGGTATTATCGATGTGCCCGGGCACGAGCGGTTCCTTAAGAACATGCTGGCAGGCGCGACCGGTGTGGATGCCGCGCTGTTGGTGATCGATGCCGAGGAGGGCGCCATGCCGCAAACTCGCGAGCACATGGCGATTTTGCAGCTGTTGGGCGTGGAAACGGCCGTGATCGCGCTGACCAAGATCGACAAGGTGGATCGAGAATGGTTGGAGTTAGCGCTGGACCAGGCTCGGGAATTGATTGCGGGCGGCCCCTGGGAAAAAGCAGAGATCGTGCCCGTATCGGCGATTGCGGGAGCAGGATTGGAGGATGTTCGAGCGGCGATTTTTCGCGCTGCGGCCGCGGCGGCGCCCAAACCGATAGACGCGCCTTTCCGAATGACTATCGACCGCGTCTTTCCGCGTCCGGGGTTTGGCACGATCGTAACCGGCACGGCGCTCTCGGGCGTTGTACGGCTCAATCAGAGACTGTTGATCCTTCCCAGAGGCGAGGAGGCACGAATCCGAGGCATCCAGAGCCACGGCAAGAACTTGGAGCAAGGAGTTGCTGGACAGCGCTTGGCGATAAACCTGGCCGGTGCGGACAAGGCTGTGATCGAGCGCGGCTGCCTGCTCGCACAGGAGGGAGCGGCGCGCGCGACCGCTCGATTTAATGCCAAAGTAAGGCTCTTAGACAAGCCCGTTGCGCATGGAGAATCACCGGATAAGCTGGCGCTGACGCACCAGATGAGGGTGCGCGTCCATGCCGGCGCCGCAGAGGCGCTGGGCCGGGTCTATCTGTTGGACGAGGGAAACTTGGGCACGGGGGAGGAAGGCTATGTTCAGATTCGCCTGGAATCGCCTCTGGCGCTGGCACAGGGGGATAGGTTCATCGTTCGGCGCTATTCGCCACTGACGACGTTGGGCGGCGGCATCGCGCTCGATCTACAGCCGGGCAAATATCGGCGGCGCGATCCGGAGACGCTGAAGAGGCTGAGAGGCGAGACGCAACTGAACCGGTTGGCGGCCATTTTGAGCGCGATGCCATCCGGCGCGGCTCGAAAGGAGATCCAGAAGTCGCACCCCGAGTTGACCGGCGAGGAGATTGCATCGGCGCTGGCCGAAGGGACGGCGATCGAGCTTTCGGACGGACGGCTGATTTCGGGCGCGATGGTCGAGCGGCTGGCAGGGCAAGCCTTTCAGAGCATTGCCCAATACCATTCGAAGCATCCCCTCAAGTCTGGGATGCCGATTGAGACTCTGCGCAGCGCGCTGAAGGCCGATCGGGCGACATTGGAAGCCGCGCTGAAGGGGATGGCGGGCGAAGGAAAGATCGAGCTCTTGAGCGTCGGTCGCGAGCGACGGGTTCGTCTCTCCGGTTTCGAGATAGCGCCGAATGCCAAGCAGCAGGCGCTCTTGACGAGGGTGATGGCGGCGCTCGATTCGGGCGGAGCGCAACCGCCTCCGTTGGGCGAGGTTGGTCAGCAGGTCGGCGCGCCGCCTCAGGCGATCCAGGAGATGGTCAGCCTGGGCCTGGAGTTAGGGCAGATTGCAATGATCGACGAAGGGCTGTATTACACGGCATCTCGGCTGAAGGAGATCATGGACCGAACTGCTGAGTTCATTCGGACGCATGGCTCGATTACGGCGGCGCAGCTGCGAGACGAATTGGGCGCCTCTCGCAAGTACGCCGTGCCGCTGTTGGAGCATTTTGACTCGATCGGCTTCACTCTTCGCCAAGGGGATGCTCGGACGCTTCCGGGGTAG
- a CDS encoding YjgP/YjgQ family permease — protein sequence MRLLDRYAAREMLIPLLIGTCAVTLMLIGNLLFNYARQLFAFRAPLVSVFQLAFYHAPALMALSLPVGCAVAVSLAVNRLARDSEITVMRMAGISLRRIFLPMILFGLVVSGVNFWLTEKVAPQAEREFNRLLTRILFLQSAPTSANNVVMRSGRYTVAIGSVRRQGDFALLTDIALLENLAEGGWIVVRAEDGIYGGGRWDLTRPTIHFYHKNGDVFDVKVGEMEPIALKPQIQDFFSSPVRPEELTRAELKKQIDRERELGIATRGKELSYHLKVAMPVACLIMALISPAISLRLARSGGFVGVLIAIVLAFVYWNTLLLAQLVGEQGYLPPLLAAWSPNILFGLAGLWLIARAE from the coding sequence ATGCGACTGCTCGATCGATACGCCGCGCGCGAGATGCTGATCCCCTTGCTGATCGGTACGTGCGCCGTTACCCTGATGCTGATCGGGAATCTCCTCTTCAACTATGCTCGGCAGCTGTTTGCCTTTCGCGCGCCGCTGGTTTCGGTCTTCCAGTTGGCGTTCTATCACGCGCCTGCGCTGATGGCGCTCAGCCTGCCGGTCGGTTGCGCGGTGGCCGTCTCGCTAGCGGTCAATCGCCTGGCGCGAGACAGCGAGATTACCGTCATGCGAATGGCCGGTATCAGCCTTCGCCGCATTTTTCTGCCTATGATCCTGTTCGGGCTGGTCGTCTCTGGCGTCAACTTTTGGCTGACCGAGAAGGTGGCTCCCCAGGCCGAGCGCGAGTTCAACCGCCTGCTGACACGGATTCTCTTTCTGCAATCCGCGCCGACCTCGGCGAACAATGTGGTGATGCGCTCGGGACGCTATACCGTAGCCATTGGCAGTGTCAGGAGGCAGGGCGACTTTGCGCTTTTGACCGACATTGCGCTTTTGGAGAACTTGGCGGAGGGCGGTTGGATCGTCGTGAGGGCAGAGGACGGTATCTATGGCGGCGGGCGATGGGACCTGACCCGCCCCACCATTCATTTCTATCACAAGAACGGCGATGTGTTCGACGTGAAGGTGGGCGAGATGGAGCCGATCGCGCTGAAGCCGCAGATTCAGGACTTCTTTTCCAGCCCGGTTCGACCCGAGGAGCTGACCCGTGCCGAATTGAAGAAACAGATCGACCGCGAGCGCGAATTGGGCATCGCAACGAGAGGCAAGGAACTGAGCTATCACCTTAAGGTCGCGATGCCCGTCGCCTGTTTGATCATGGCGCTCATCAGCCCAGCCATCAGCTTGAGGCTGGCACGGAGCGGCGGCTTTGTGGGCGTGCTGATCGCAATTGTGCTGGCGTTCGTCTATTGGAACACGCTTTTGTTGGCACAATTGGTCGGCGAACAGGGCTATCTGCCGCCCTTATTGGCCGCTTGGTCGCCGAACATTCTGTTCGGCCTGGCTGGGCTTTGGTTGATCGCGCGGGCTGAGTGA
- a CDS encoding HD domain-containing protein — protein MKPRESVIGAVPLVVASTCLLFFLAGSLRSEFVAGWAIVQAAFLTIAAQRLQPATALSATFLAASLVCGLLAQPGGWWIALLHATAAFALAPRPLRIASLVAGAIAVGLPEGNLPDLFQFLLRSSVAISIFGLASSFSLERASSETSAFEPIDLGDDERHEIAPALSVYLQQHLADVGADGVAVYQYDVRAGALEAIVKLGSLPDLVKQRALVQLGEGLVGASVASGKTIAFYSLLKPPTDAPKGVTWEGAPSVCAPIFDPESASGRPLGAIQICGANVHQASLSALQQLAARLAQALVAARKKEAEQIANYQRLSSIVVQVESQSPHTHGHSQRVTAISEMLAKELGLQPELIEKIKTAALFHDIGKTRIDPLILNKEGGLTRDEIAQVRQYPLHSEDICGNMGFDADTLFLIRHHGERLDKNGYPDGLEAGKQPLALRILAVADVFDTLACSRSYRGSMSIDERLKELSSLAGVKLDVLAVETLRRLHMQGRLIEIYTAETSAA, from the coding sequence ATGAAGCCTCGAGAATCAGTCATCGGCGCTGTGCCGCTCGTCGTCGCATCGACTTGCCTGCTGTTCTTTTTGGCTGGCAGCCTTCGGTCAGAGTTCGTCGCGGGCTGGGCGATCGTTCAGGCTGCCTTTCTAACCATTGCTGCGCAACGGTTACAACCCGCGACTGCGCTCTCCGCGACGTTCTTGGCCGCCAGCCTAGTGTGCGGGCTGCTTGCGCAACCGGGCGGATGGTGGATCGCTTTGCTCCATGCGACAGCCGCCTTTGCGCTGGCTCCCCGGCCGCTCCGAATAGCCTCCTTGGTTGCTGGAGCAATCGCTGTGGGTCTGCCCGAAGGCAATCTGCCCGATCTTTTCCAGTTCCTTTTGCGAAGTTCGGTCGCGATTTCGATTTTTGGTTTGGCGTCCTCCTTTAGTCTGGAGCGCGCCTCGTCGGAGACCTCAGCGTTTGAGCCGATAGACTTGGGCGACGATGAGCGGCACGAGATTGCGCCGGCGCTCAGCGTATACCTTCAGCAACATTTGGCCGATGTCGGCGCCGACGGCGTAGCCGTCTACCAATACGACGTGCGCGCGGGCGCTTTAGAGGCGATCGTCAAGTTGGGTTCGCTGCCGGACTTGGTCAAGCAGCGCGCCTTGGTGCAGTTGGGCGAAGGGTTGGTCGGCGCGAGCGTCGCATCGGGCAAGACGATCGCGTTCTACTCGCTTCTGAAGCCGCCGACCGATGCGCCAAAGGGCGTTACTTGGGAAGGCGCCCCGTCCGTCTGTGCGCCTATCTTTGACCCCGAATCGGCCAGCGGTCGGCCGTTGGGCGCTATCCAAATCTGTGGCGCCAACGTCCATCAGGCCAGTCTGTCGGCTTTGCAACAGTTGGCCGCTCGCCTGGCTCAAGCCTTGGTCGCTGCCCGCAAGAAAGAGGCCGAGCAGATCGCCAACTATCAGCGGTTGAGCAGCATCGTCGTTCAGGTCGAATCGCAAAGCCCCCACACGCACGGCCATTCGCAACGGGTAACCGCCATCAGCGAGATGTTGGCCAAGGAGTTGGGTCTTCAACCGGAACTGATCGAGAAGATCAAGACCGCCGCGCTGTTTCACGACATTGGCAAGACGCGCATCGACCCGCTGATATTGAACAAGGAGGGCGGACTGACGCGCGACGAGATCGCGCAAGTGCGGCAATACCCCTTGCACAGCGAGGATATTTGCGGCAACATGGGCTTCGACGCCGATACGCTGTTCTTGATCCGGCATCACGGCGAACGGTTGGACAAGAACGGCTATCCAGACGGGCTGGAAGCGGGCAAACAACCATTGGCGCTCCGCATTCTGGCTGTAGCCGATGTCTTCGACACGCTGGCTTGCTCTCGAAGCTATCGCGGCTCTATGAGCATCGACGAACGGCTAAAGGAGCTCTCTTCTTTGGCGGGCGTCAAACTGGACGTGCTGGCGGTGGAGACTTTGCGCCGCCTGCATATGCAGGGTCGTCTGATCGAAATCTATACCGCTGAAACTTCTGCGGCATAA